One Triticum dicoccoides isolate Atlit2015 ecotype Zavitan chromosome 5B, WEW_v2.0, whole genome shotgun sequence genomic window carries:
- the LOC119311640 gene encoding G-type lectin S-receptor-like serine/threonine-protein kinase At2g19130: MPLLYILVLGLLLSHTPRRCSSAPASDTLTEDQVLAVGDKLVSTNGKFALGFFQPAASTVSKSQNSTCSSWYLGIWFNKIPVFTVVWVANREEPIPHPNINSTKLKFSSDGDLVIVTNPSDAVTESLVWSTHIVNRTQVSSINTTTSSAGVLLNSGNLALLTNSKVMLWQSFDYPTDITLSGAKLGWNKVTGFSRKFISKKSLIDMGLGSYSLELDTSGVAVLKRRNNPSVVYWHWASSKTSSMSVIPTLKTIIDLDPRTKGLMNPIYFDNDQEQYYMYTSPEESSSSLFVSLDISGQVKLNVWSHADQSWQTICAEPADACTPAATCGPFTVCNGNAQPSCDCMESFSQKSPQDWEFEDRTGGCIRNTPLHCSTSGNNKNMTSSTGIFHPISQVVLPYNPQSIDVATTQSKCEEACLSSCSCTAYSYNNSRCSVWHGELFSVNLNDGIDNNSKDALYLRLAAAAKSEKKKNQTNIRVVTAASIIGFGLLVLMLLALIWRNKFKPLYNNQGSGGGIMAFRYTDLVRATKNFSEKLGGGGFGSVYKGVLSDSTSIAVKRLDGARQGEKQFRAEVSSVGLIQHINIVKLIGFCCEGDHRLLVYEHMLNGSLDGHLFESNAAGGTAVLDWNTRYQIALGVAKGLSYLHESCHKCIIHCDIKPGNILVDASFVPKIADFGLAAFVGRDFSRVMTSFRGTAGYLAPEWLSGVAITPKIDVYGFGMVLLEIISGRRNSSLETPYNTRSSSTRYQNADYFPVQAISKLHGGDVKSLVDPQLHGDFNLEEAERVCKVACWCIQDNEFDRPTMCEVVRVLEGLQEINMPPMLRLLAALTEQFSVVTSV; encoded by the coding sequence ATGCCTCTCCTCTACATATTAGTTCTTGGGCTACTCCTCTCACACACTCCTCGCCGCTGCTCTTCTGCACCTGCAAGCGATACCCTcactgaagaccaagtgcttgccgTCGGCGACAAGCTCGTCTCGACGAACGGCAAGTTCGCGCTCGGCTTCTTCCAGCCAGCAGCGAGCACCGTCAGTAAGTCCCAGAACTCCACCTGCTCCAGCTGGTACCTTGGCATATGGTTCAATAAGATCCCGGTTTTTACTGTCGTGTGGGTTGCTAATCGGGAGGAGCCCATCCCCCATCCCAACATCAACTCAACAAAGCTCAAGTTCTCAAGTGACGGCGATCTTGTCATTGTCACAAACCCTTCTGATGCCGTCACTGAATCTCTTGTTTGGTCCACTCATATTGTGAATAGGACACAAGTCAGTAGCATAAACACCACCACCTCTAGTGCCGGTGTTCTCTTGAACAGCGGAAACCTTGCCCTACTCACAAATAGCAAAGTGATGTTGTGGCAGAGCTTCGACTATCCAACAGATATCACGCTTTCTGGCGCCAAGCTTGGCTGGAACAAGGTCACCGGTTTCAGTCGTAAGTTCATATCAAAGAAGAGCCTCATTGATATGGGTCTTGGCTCATACAGCCTAGAACTAGACACCAGCGGCGTCGCCGTCCTCAAGCGCCGCAACAATCCTTCTGTAGTCTATTGGCATTGGGCATCCTCCAAAACATCATCAATGAGTGTTATACCAACACTCAAGACAATTATAGATTTGGATCCACGCACCAAAGGCTTGATGAACCCAATATATTTTGACAATGACCAAGAGCAGTACTACATGTACACTTCACCGGAGGAATCATCGTCTTCCCTGTTTGTCTCACTAGACATCTCTGGTCAGGTCAAGCTGAATGTTTGGTCGCATGCCGACCAGTCTTGGCAAACCATATGTGCTGAGCCTGCTGATGCCTGCACTCCAGCTGCTACCTGCGGACCTTTCACAGTCTGCAACGGCAATGCACAGCCATCCTGTGACTGTATGGAGAGCTTCTCTCAGAAGTCACCACAGGATTGGGAGTTTGAGGACCGAACAGGAGGATGCATCAGAAACACACCTTTGCATTGCAGCACTAGTGGTAACAACAAAAACATGACAAGTTCAACAGGCATATTCCATCCCATTTCTCAAGTTGTGTTACCCTACAACCCACAAAGCATAGATGTTGCTACCACTCAGAGCAAATGCGAAGAAGCTTGTCTCAGTTCCTGCTCCTGCACTGCTTATTCCTATAACAATAGCAGATGCTCTGTCTGGCATGGTGAATTGTTCAGTGTAAATCTGAATGATGGCATTGATAATAATTCTAAAGATGCCCTTTACCTTCGCCTTGCCGCGGCTGCAAAGTCTGAAAAAAAGAAGAATCAAACAAACATAAGAGTTGTAACTGCTGCaagtattattggttttgggttacTGGTGCTGATGCTGCTGGCACTGATTTGGAGGAACAAATTCAAGCCATTATACAACAATCAAGGTAGTGGTGGTGGGATTATGGCCTTTAGATACACTGATTTAGTTCGTGCTACTAAAAACTTCTCAGAAAAGCTGGGAGGAGGTGGTTTTGGTTCTGTATACAAAGGAGTCTTAAGCGACTCAACTAGTATAGCAGTGAAAAGACTTGATGGTGCCCGTCAAGGAGAGAAGCAATTCAGGGCTGAGGTGAGCTCAGTTGGACTGATCCAACACATCAACATTGTGAAATTGATCGGTTTCTGCTGCGAAGGTGATCACAGGTTACTTGTGTATGAACACATGTTAAATGGGTCTCTTGATGGTCATCTATTTGAGAGCAATGCTGCTGGTGGTACTGCTGTCCTAGATTGGAACACCAGATATCAAATAGCCCTAGGAGTTGCCAAAGGATTGTCCTACTTGCATGAGAGTTGTCACAAATGCATCATACATTGTGACATTAAGCCAGGAAACATACTCGTGGATGCATCATTTGTTCCTAAAATCGCAGACTTTGGGTTGGCTGCGTTTGTGGGAAGGGATTTTAGCCGAGTTATGACTTCATTCAGAGGGACTGCTGGTTATCTTGCCCCAGAGTGGCTTAGCGGAGTTGCAATCACACCAAAAATTGATGTTTACGGCTTCGGCATGGTACTTCTGGAAATCATATCAGGAAGGAGGAATTCCTCACTAGAAACACCATACAACACTAGAAGCAGCAGCACCAGGTACCAGAATGCTGATTATTTCCCTGTGCAAGCCATCAGCAAGCTTCATGGCGGAGATGTCAAGAGTTTGGTGGATCCACAGTTGCATGGTGACTTCAATTTGGAAGAGGCTGAAAGGGTTTGCAAAGTTGCGTGCTGGTGCATCCAAGATAATGAGTTTGATCGGCCGACTATGTGTGAAGTGGTTCGGGTTCTCGAGGGTCTACAGGAGATTAATATGCCCCCGATGCTGAGACTACTTGCAGCTCTAACAGAACAATTTAGTGTTGTAACTTCAGTGTAA